The nucleotide sequence ACACGGCGATCCCGAAGGACGCCCCGATCTGGCGGAAGAAGTTCGACGACGACGTCGCGGCCCCCAGCTCCGCGGGCGGCACCGCGTTCTGCACGATCAGGACGAGGTTCTGCATGAGGCAGCCGATGCCGAGACCGGTGACGGCCATCCCCGCGGCCGTCAGGGCGTACGGGGTGGACTCGTCGATCAGCGAGAGCAGCGCGAGCCCGGCGGCCATCACCGCGGAGCCCAGCACGGGCCAGTGCTTGTAGCGCCCCGTGCGTGCGATGCGGCGGCCGGTGCCGATCGTGCCGACGAGCATCCCGGCCGTCACGGGGATCATCATCAGGCCGGCGGTGGTGGCCGAGGCGCCGTCGACCATCTGCAGGTAGGTGGGCAGGTAGGTGATGGTCGCGAACATGATCACGCCCATGCCGACGGCCGCCGCGGTGGGCACCACGAAGTTGCGCACGCGGAACAGGTGCAGCGGGATGATCGGCTCCGCGGCGCGGCGCTCCACCAGCACGAACAGCACGCCGAGCACCAGGACCGCCCCGGCGAGGCCGAGGATCCGCGGGCTCGACCACGCGTACGCCGTGCCGGCCCACGTGGTGAGGAGCACGAACGCCACGCTGCCCAGCGCCAGCAGCGCCGTGCCCAGCACGTCGAGGCGCACCCGTCCCCGGGGGACGTGCGGCAGGTGCAGGAAGCGGGGGATGAACAGGAGCGTCACCAGGCCCAGCGGCAGGTTGATGTAGAACACCCACCGCCAGCTCACGAGGTCCGTGAGGAACCCGCCGACCAGCGGCCCGCTCACCGAGGCGAGACCGAAGGCCGCCCCGATCACGCCCATGTACCGGCCGCGCTCGCGGGCCGGCACGAGGTCCGCGATGATCGCCTGCGCCCCGATCAGGAGGCCGCCGCCGCCCAGGCCCTGCAGCGCGCGGAGGACGATGAGCTGCGTCATGTCCTGGGCGGCGCCCGAGAGCACGGAGCCGAGCAGGAAGACCACGACGGCCAGCAGGAAGATCCGCTTGCGCCCGTAGAGGTCGCCCAGCTTCCCGTAGACCGGCAGGCCCACGGTGGCGGCGAGCACGTACGCCGTGACCACCCAGGAGATCCGGTCGAGCCCGTCCAGGTCCCCGACGATCGAGGGCAGCGCCGTGGCCACGATCGTCTGGTCGAGGGCGGCCAGCAGGACCGCCATGAGCAGGCCCAGGAACGTCAGCCGCAGCCGGCGGCGCTCCGTGCGGCTGGGGTCCGCGACCACGGGGTCAGCGGTCGATCTTCAGCACGGAGCCGTCCTCGACGTTGACGAACACGTCCACGGAGTTGCCGTCCGGCTCGTCGATCTCGACCTCCCACACGGTCGTGCCGTCCTCCGTCTCGAGCTGCGCCTCGTCGACCGTGCCGTTGACCGTCTCCAGCGCCGTGGCCAGCCCCTCGTCGAGGGGCACCCGGACCTGGGCGAGCTTCTCGCCGTCGTCGCTGTCGAGGCCGCCCTCCTCCTCCTGGCTGATCACGTCCTCGCCGTCCTGCGAGACGTACACCTGGTGCTCGCGGTCGTCGGCGGCGACGGTGATCTCCCAGCTGGCCGGGCTGTCCTCCCGTCCGATCTCGAAGGCCTGGGCGTCACCGCCCACCGCGTCCTCGGCCGCGGCGACCGCGGAGGCCACGATGGCCGCCTCGCCGCCGGACCCGCCGGTGGCGTCGTCGCTGGGGCTCTCCGAGGGCGAGGCCGAGCCGGAGGCCGTGGCGGTGCCGTCGTCGTCGGGGCTCGCGCTGTCGTCGGGGCTCGCGCTGTCGTCCGGCGTGGCGGTGTCGTCCGGGCTCGCGCTGTCGTCGGGGGTGGCGGTGTCGGCCGGGGCGCCGGTCTCCGCCGGGGCGGTGGTGCCGTCCCCTCCGGCGCCGCCGTCACCCCCGTCGCCGCCGCAGCCCGTGAGGAGCAGGGCGGAGAGGGCGAGCGCCGCCAGGGACAGGTGCCTTCGGTCAGTGTGCTTCATACCCGGGATTCTTCTCCCCTGCGGACCCCCTGGCAAGGACGTGACCGGGGCGCTGACCCGCCCGGCGCGGACACCCCACCGGGCTCACAGGCGTCGCGTCTACTATCCTGGAGAACGCCTGACCCGGGACCGGGTGCATGCGCACCGTGATCGACGCCAGGAAGGAGGCGGCATGGGATTCCTCGAGAGCCTCGAGAAGAACATCGAGAAGGCCGTCCGCGCCACCTTCTCCACCGGCTCCCGGAAGCGGGTGGAGGCCGTCGAGATCGCCAGTGCCCTCCGGCGGGAGCTCGACCAGGAGGCGTTCACGATCTCCGCCGGCCGCACCATGGCCCCCAACGTCTTCGTCGTGGAGTTCTCGGACGAGGACTTCCCGCGCGCCCAGGACTGGGGCACGCCGCTCGCGGAGGAGCTGTGCGACGTCGTCATCAAGCACGCACGCAGCCAGGCCTACACGCTCCAGGGGGCGGTGAAGGTGTCCTTCACCCGCAACCCGGAGGTGGAGGCCGGCGAGTTCCGCGTCCACTCCTCGGCCCAGCGCACCGCCGAGTCCCCCAACACCCCCGCCACCCCCAGCGGGCAGCGGATCGCCCGCGGCCACCGCCGGGAGGAGGACGAGGGGGAGCCGACGCGCTCCGTGCCCGCGCAGCACTGGATCCCGGTGCTCGACGTCGACGGCGCGCGCTACTCCCTCAACGCGGACTCGATCGTGCTGGGCCGCTCCGCCGAGGCGGACATCACCGTGGAGGACACCGGCGTGTCCCGCAAGCACCTCGAGATCCGGCGGCAGGGCGAGCACTTCGTGGCCGTGGACCTCGGCTCCACCAACGGTTCCTACGTGGACGGGGAGCGGGTGATCGGCCGCACCGAGCTGGTCAACGGCTCCGTGATCACCATGGGTCGGACCAGGATCACGTTCCGCCTCCTGACCCCGAAGGGGAACCGCTGAATGTCCGAACTCACCGTCACCCTGCTCCGCTTCGGCTTCCTGGCGCTGCTCTGGATCTTCATCTTCAGCATCGTCGCCAGCCAGGGGCGTGACCTGGCGGTCGGCGGGAAGCTCCCGGCGGTGCTCACGAGGTCCCGCGCCGAGCGCCGGGGCGCCGCGGAGGACCCGGTGCCGCCCGCCGCGGGCCCCAGCACCGGGCAGCGCTCCCGCCCTCAGACCCTGGTCGTCCTCGACGGCCCGCTCCGCGGCCGCAGCTACCCGCTGGGCAACGCCCCGGTGCTGCTGGGCCGCTCCCCCGAGGCCACCGTGCCCCTCGGCGACGACTACGCCTCGGGGCGCCACGCCCGGCTGTTCCCGCAGGGCTCCCGCTGGTTCCTCGAGGACCTCGGTTCCACCAACGGCACCTTCGTCGGCCAGCAGCGCCTCTCCCGGGCCGTGCCGCTCGACCCCGGGACCCCGTTCCGGGTGGGCAAGACCGTCCTGGAACTGAGGTCCTGACGCATGGCGATCGCCTTCCGCTACGCGGCGCGCTCCGACGTGGGCCGGGTCCGCTCGAAGAACGACGACTCCGCCTACGCGGGCCGTCACCTCGCCGTGGTCGCCGACGGCATGGGCGGGCACGTGGGCGGGGACGTCGCCTCGGCCTCCGCGGTCATGGACCTCACGAGCCTCGACCGCCCGGACCACCACGGCGACGGCGCCACCGTGCTCACGGACGAGATCCAGAACGCCAACCAGAACCTCGCCAAGCTGGTCCTGGGCAACGCCCGCCTGGGCGGCATGGGCACCACCGTCACGGCCCTGCTCGCGGACCAGGACGAGCTCGTCGTGGCCCACATCGGGGACTCCCGCGCGTACCGGCTGCGGGGCGACGAGTTCCGCCAGGTCACCAAGGACCACACCTTCGTCCAGCGGCTCATCGACGAGGGCCGGCTGCGCCCGGACGAGGCCGAGTCCCACCCGCACAAGAACGTCCTCATGCGCGTGCTCGGGGACGTCGACGCCTCCCCCGAGATCGACGTGGAGACCCTCCGCCCGGAGCGCGGCGAGCGCTGGCTGCTGTGCTCCGACGGGCTCAACGCCGTGGTCCGCCCGGAGACCATCCACTCGGTGCTGGGCTCCACCGACGACCTCAACCAGATCGTGGACACGCTCGTGGAGCTGACCCTGGACCGCGGGGCCCCCGACAACGTGACCGTGGTGGTCGTCCAGGTCTTCGAGACCGACGACACCGCCCCCGTGCCGCAGGCCGGCGAGGCCCGCGGCGCCGTCCCGGACCCGGAGTTCGCCCGCACCTCGGACGAGATCACCGGGGACGCCGGGACGCAGGGGACCGCCGAGGCCGAGTCCTCGGCGGCCGCGCTGCGCCGCGACCTCGCCGCGCGCCCCCACCTGTTGGTGGGCGCCGCCGCCAACGCCACCCAGACCGGGCGCATCCCCACCGTGAGCGACAGCGTCCTGGAGCGCCGCGCGACCCTCCTGCAGACCTCCGCCCCGGACACGCTGGCCGATCCGCGGGACGTCGAGTCGGCGCTGCACCGGGCCGACGCCACCGTCCCGTCCCCGCGCCGGCGCCGCCACCGGCGCGCCGTGGCCGTGCTCGCGCTGGCCACGGCAGGGCTGCTGCTCGTGGCCGGGGGCTGGCTGACGAGCGGCTGGATCAGCTCGCAGTACTACGTCGGCGAGCAGCAGGGCAACGTGGCGATCTACAACGGCGTCTCGCAGTCGCTGGGGCCCGTGAGCCTCAGCGACCTCGAGCGCGCCACGGACCTGCGGGTCGAGGACCTCCCGGGCTTCGCCCAGGAACGGGTCCGCAACGCCATCCCCGCCGGCAGCCTCGAGGAGGCGGAGCGGATCGTGGGCGAGCTGCGCGAGTCCGTGCCCGAGGAGACGCCCGGCCCGGAGCCGCGCCCGACGGGCACCGTCCAGCGGGCCACCGCCTCCCCCACCGCCTCGCCCACCCCCTCGCCCGCGGCCTCTCCCGGGGGTGACGGATGAGCGCCCCCGCCGCGACCTCCCCCCGGGAGGAGCAGGCCGAGCCCCGCCAGAAGCCGCGGCGGCTCACCGAGCTGCTCCTGCTCGTGCTCGCCGTGGGCATCGGCGTGGGCGCGAACGTCCTCGTGGACCCCGACCAGGTGGGCTCGGGGGACCCGCACCTCCTCGTCTCCGGGCTGGTCCTGGGCATCGGCGCGCTGGTCCTGCACGTGGTGCTGCGGCTGCGGGCCAAGTACGCGGACCCCTATGTCCTGCCGATCGTGGTGGCCCTCAACGGGCTGGGCATCGCCATGATCCACCGGATCGACCTCACCACGGACCAGACGGCCGCGGGCTCCCAGGTGGTGTGGACGGCCTTCGCCATGACCGCCGCCTGCCTGGTGCTCTGGTTCCTCAAGGACCACCGGGTGCTGCGGCGGATCACCTACATCTGCCTGGTGCTCAGCGGGCTGCTGCTGCTCCTGCCCCTCCTGCCCGGTCTCGGCCTGGAGCTCAACGGCGCCCGGATCTGGATCTCCGTGGGCGGGCGCACCTTCCAGCCCGGGGAGGTCGCCAAGATCACCCTGGCCGTCTTCTTCGCCGGCTACCTCTCGACCAACCGGGACCTCATCCTGCTGGCCGGCAAGAAGATCGGCCCCGTGCGCCTGCCGCGGTTCCGGGACATGGCGCCGATGTTCGCGGCGTGGATCATCGCGATCGGCGTGCTGGTGTTCCAGCGGGACCTCGGCTCCGCGATCCTGTTCTTCGGCCTCTTCCTGGCCATGATCTACCTCGCCACGAGCCGGCTCAGCTGGATCGTCATCGGGCTGCTGCTCGTGGCCGTCGGAGGGTTCTTCGCGAGCCAGACCTTCGGCCACGTGGCGGCACGCCTGGACTCCTGGCTCAACGCGTTCGACCCGGAGGTGTACAACCGGGCCCCGGGCGGCTCCGGGCAGATCGTCCAGGGCCTGTTCGGGCTCTCCTCCGGCGGGCTCTTCGGGCAGGGGCTCGGCCAGGGCCGGCCGGACCTCGTCTCCTACGCCAACTCGGACATGATCATGACCGCGTTCGGCGAGGAGCTGGGGCTCATCGGCCTGAGCGCCGTGCTCGTGCTGTTCTTCCTGTTCGTCACCCGGGGCTTCCGGGCCGCCCTGGGCACCCGTGACTCCTTCGGCAAGCTGCTGGCGGCGGGGCTGTCCGCGGTCATCGTGCTGCAGCTGTTCGTGGTGGTGGGCGGGGTCACCCGGCTCATCCCCCTGACCGGGCTGACCACCCCGTTCATGTCCGCGGGCGGCTCCTCGCTGCTGTCCAACTGGATCATCGCGGCGATCATCCTGGCGA is from Kocuria rosea and encodes:
- a CDS encoding PP2C family protein-serine/threonine phosphatase codes for the protein MAIAFRYAARSDVGRVRSKNDDSAYAGRHLAVVADGMGGHVGGDVASASAVMDLTSLDRPDHHGDGATVLTDEIQNANQNLAKLVLGNARLGGMGTTVTALLADQDELVVAHIGDSRAYRLRGDEFRQVTKDHTFVQRLIDEGRLRPDEAESHPHKNVLMRVLGDVDASPEIDVETLRPERGERWLLCSDGLNAVVRPETIHSVLGSTDDLNQIVDTLVELTLDRGAPDNVTVVVVQVFETDDTAPVPQAGEARGAVPDPEFARTSDEITGDAGTQGTAEAESSAAALRRDLAARPHLLVGAAANATQTGRIPTVSDSVLERRATLLQTSAPDTLADPRDVESALHRADATVPSPRRRRHRRAVAVLALATAGLLLVAGGWLTSGWISSQYYVGEQQGNVAIYNGVSQSLGPVSLSDLERATDLRVEDLPGFAQERVRNAIPAGSLEEAERIVGELRESVPEETPGPEPRPTGTVQRATASPTASPTPSPAASPGGDG
- a CDS encoding FtsW/RodA/SpoVE family cell cycle protein; the encoded protein is MSAPAATSPREEQAEPRQKPRRLTELLLLVLAVGIGVGANVLVDPDQVGSGDPHLLVSGLVLGIGALVLHVVLRLRAKYADPYVLPIVVALNGLGIAMIHRIDLTTDQTAAGSQVVWTAFAMTAACLVLWFLKDHRVLRRITYICLVLSGLLLLLPLLPGLGLELNGARIWISVGGRTFQPGEVAKITLAVFFAGYLSTNRDLILLAGKKIGPVRLPRFRDMAPMFAAWIIAIGVLVFQRDLGSAILFFGLFLAMIYLATSRLSWIVIGLLLVAVGGFFASQTFGHVAARLDSWLNAFDPEVYNRAPGGSGQIVQGLFGLSSGGLFGQGLGQGRPDLVSYANSDMIMTAFGEELGLIGLSAVLVLFFLFVTRGFRAALGTRDSFGKLLAAGLSAVIVLQLFVVVGGVTRLIPLTGLTTPFMSAGGSSLLSNWIIAAIILAISHTARRPVVTGPATEADLAEIAAHEAALREAARRDEQERAERPGRRRDRRPGTDPDGPEQDAGQADGVDRAAGGRGTGADTARGPAVPADTAATEPIAAAGLDGHRDAEDADHHGGTPTEAMSRLTDKDRRGPGGSRSTENGGAS
- a CDS encoding FHA domain-containing protein FhaB/FipA — protein: MSELTVTLLRFGFLALLWIFIFSIVASQGRDLAVGGKLPAVLTRSRAERRGAAEDPVPPAAGPSTGQRSRPQTLVVLDGPLRGRSYPLGNAPVLLGRSPEATVPLGDDYASGRHARLFPQGSRWFLEDLGSTNGTFVGQQRLSRAVPLDPGTPFRVGKTVLELRS
- a CDS encoding FhaA domain-containing protein; translation: MGFLESLEKNIEKAVRATFSTGSRKRVEAVEIASALRRELDQEAFTISAGRTMAPNVFVVEFSDEDFPRAQDWGTPLAEELCDVVIKHARSQAYTLQGAVKVSFTRNPEVEAGEFRVHSSAQRTAESPNTPATPSGQRIARGHRREEDEGEPTRSVPAQHWIPVLDVDGARYSLNADSIVLGRSAEADITVEDTGVSRKHLEIRRQGEHFVAVDLGSTNGSYVDGERVIGRTELVNGSVITMGRTRITFRLLTPKGNR
- a CDS encoding MDR family MFS transporter, which translates into the protein MVADPSRTERRRLRLTFLGLLMAVLLAALDQTIVATALPSIVGDLDGLDRISWVVTAYVLAATVGLPVYGKLGDLYGRKRIFLLAVVVFLLGSVLSGAAQDMTQLIVLRALQGLGGGGLLIGAQAIIADLVPARERGRYMGVIGAAFGLASVSGPLVGGFLTDLVSWRWVFYINLPLGLVTLLFIPRFLHLPHVPRGRVRLDVLGTALLALGSVAFVLLTTWAGTAYAWSSPRILGLAGAVLVLGVLFVLVERRAAEPIIPLHLFRVRNFVVPTAAAVGMGVIMFATITYLPTYLQMVDGASATTAGLMMIPVTAGMLVGTIGTGRRIARTGRYKHWPVLGSAVMAAGLALLSLIDESTPYALTAAGMAVTGLGIGCLMQNLVLIVQNAVPPAELGAATSSSNFFRQIGASFGIAVFGSVFVARLDDALGGRAVPALDLDALSPQVLAGLPAPVQEAVAQAFAQALPPIFLWGLPVAAACLVLSLLIEEIPLGTTVPAAREEAPGPAAAPAGAERGGSAG
- a CDS encoding PepSY domain-containing protein; the protein is MKHTDRRHLSLAALALSALLLTGCGGDGGDGGAGGDGTTAPAETGAPADTATPDDSASPDDTATPDDSASPDDSASPDDDGTATASGSASPSESPSDDATGGSGGEAAIVASAVAAAEDAVGGDAQAFEIGREDSPASWEITVAADDREHQVYVSQDGEDVISQEEEGGLDSDDGEKLAQVRVPLDEGLATALETVNGTVDEAQLETEDGTTVWEVEIDEPDGNSVDVFVNVEDGSVLKIDR